From Sporosarcina sp. Marseille-Q4943, the proteins below share one genomic window:
- the flhF gene encoding flagellar biosynthesis protein FlhF yields MKMKKYIADTMVEAMNKVRADFGDDAVILSSNVVTSKGFLGFFKKKSVEVVAGFDEPVQMQVEPAFVQATDLREPKQEAEIRKEMIEMKRLLQEMKQSASFGNFPDELKPLLTFLEGQELSKELIFQIGNEIFAHMKEKKKDFSNEEQLQIAKTLLMKEFSGLPFGGISFTKKYINVLGPTGVGKTTTIAKIAARALLEEKKKIGFITTDTYRIAAIEQLRTYANLLQAPVEIAYNSKDFEKSIEKMKDLDLIFIDTAGRNYKEMKFVDDLKHLIDFSLDMESFLVLSVTSKEEDMRTIVEKFTSLPIERFIFTKVDETGSIGPMFNLMKQYGIGAAYYTDGQEVPEDLAEADLEKMLKMLLAGAEHA; encoded by the coding sequence ATGAAAATGAAAAAGTATATAGCTGATACGATGGTTGAGGCGATGAATAAAGTGAGAGCCGATTTCGGGGATGATGCAGTCATCCTCAGCTCGAATGTCGTCACTTCCAAAGGGTTCCTAGGTTTCTTCAAGAAGAAGTCGGTAGAAGTGGTCGCTGGTTTCGATGAGCCTGTACAAATGCAGGTAGAACCTGCATTTGTACAGGCTACCGATTTACGGGAGCCGAAGCAGGAAGCAGAAATAAGGAAAGAAATGATTGAAATGAAGAGACTGCTTCAGGAAATGAAGCAGTCCGCCTCTTTTGGCAATTTTCCAGATGAACTGAAGCCTCTACTCACTTTTTTAGAAGGACAGGAACTATCAAAAGAGTTGATTTTTCAAATCGGCAATGAAATATTTGCACATATGAAAGAAAAGAAAAAGGATTTTTCGAATGAGGAGCAGTTGCAAATTGCCAAGACTCTATTAATGAAAGAATTCTCCGGATTGCCTTTTGGAGGCATTTCATTTACAAAGAAATATATTAATGTCCTCGGACCGACCGGGGTCGGAAAGACGACGACAATCGCTAAAATTGCTGCAAGAGCCCTTTTAGAAGAAAAAAAGAAAATCGGCTTTATTACGACCGATACATATCGGATAGCAGCGATCGAACAATTGCGTACATATGCGAATCTATTGCAGGCCCCTGTTGAAATCGCCTACAACAGCAAAGATTTTGAAAAATCTATCGAAAAAATGAAAGACTTGGACTTGATTTTCATAGATACCGCTGGGCGGAATTACAAAGAAATGAAATTTGTGGATGATTTGAAACATCTAATCGATTTTTCACTCGATATGGAATCATTCCTCGTCTTATCCGTCACTTCAAAAGAAGAAGATATGAGAACGATTGTCGAAAAATTCACTTCCTTGCCGATTGAAAGGTTCATTTTTACGAAAGTGGATGAAACGGGGTCAATCGGTCCAATGTTTAATTTAATGAAGCAATATGGCATAGGAGCAGCCTATTACACGGATGGACAAGAAGTTCCGGAAGATTTAGCTGAAGCGGATTTGGAGAAAATGCTCAAAATGTTATTGGCAGGTGCTGAACATGCGTGA
- a CDS encoding MinD/ParA family protein, whose product MRDQAEALRMKMLKAQGSLAKSIAIVSGKGGVGKSNFSTNFAHSLRLRGKSVIVVDMDIGMGNIHILLGVAPTYSLRDYLIGQQPLESVINTDEHGLAFISGGSGLDTVLDWSEDMFGRLIAAFEQLQREYDFILFDMGAGATQRSIELIIAVDEVIVISTTEPTSITDAYSMMKFICLKDQDKKFSIVSNRVTRLNDGNDAVTRLQYAMRKFLDKETFILGFLPEDDAVQKAVVAQKPFLLLYPNAPVSKRMTAIANEFVKTDREEDKQGTGFLKKLKGIFLKGRE is encoded by the coding sequence ATGCGTGACCAAGCAGAAGCGCTTCGAATGAAAATGTTGAAGGCTCAAGGCAGCTTAGCTAAATCAATTGCTATCGTCAGTGGAAAAGGGGGAGTGGGCAAATCAAATTTCTCGACGAACTTCGCCCACTCTTTACGGTTGAGAGGAAAGAGCGTCATTGTCGTCGATATGGATATCGGGATGGGCAATATCCATATCCTACTAGGAGTCGCTCCTACATATAGTTTGAGAGATTATTTGATCGGCCAACAACCATTGGAAAGTGTCATCAATACCGATGAGCATGGACTCGCTTTCATTTCTGGCGGGTCGGGGCTGGACACTGTTCTTGATTGGTCTGAGGATATGTTCGGACGATTGATTGCCGCCTTCGAACAATTGCAAAGAGAGTATGATTTCATCCTTTTCGATATGGGAGCAGGTGCCACGCAGCGTTCGATCGAATTGATCATTGCGGTCGATGAAGTGATTGTCATCTCGACGACAGAGCCAACATCTATTACGGATGCTTATTCCATGATGAAATTCATCTGTCTGAAGGATCAGGATAAGAAATTCAGCATTGTCAGCAATCGGGTGACAAGACTCAATGACGGCAATGATGCGGTGACACGGTTGCAATACGCGATGCGTAAATTTCTTGATAAAGAAACGTTTATATTAGGATTTTTACCGGAAGACGATGCCGTCCAGAAAGCCGTAGTCGCCCAAAAACCGTTTTTACTTCTCTATCCGAACGCTCCTGTTTCAAAGAGGATGACAGCAATTGCTAATGAATTTGTCAAAACAGATCGGGAAGAGGATAAACAAGGCACCGGGTTCCTTAAAAAGTTGAAGGGGATTTTCTTGAAAGGGCGTGAATGA